The nucleotide sequence CAGGGGTGACTTAAGGGTACCATGACAGCATGTCCCCATCTTGCAGAGGTGACTTGCTGGTCCCCACTGGTTGGGTGTGGTTTGTGGGCAATGTCCCCACCCATGATGGTGTTGGGGGGCTGACCCCCACTGCCTTCTGGTCCCACAGAGTGGATCCAGACTGCATCAGCCCTGACATGAAGAACTCCATCCACGTGGGTGACCGCATCCTGGAGATCAACGGCACCCCCATTGGCCACGTCCCCCTGGATGAGGTACGCTCCCCCCAGGGTGTCCCCCAACCCGCACCACACCCCCCTGaccccctctgccctcctctgCTTCCAGATTGACCTGCTGATCCAGGAGACCAGCCGCCTGCTCCAGCTGACCATTGAGCACGACCCCCACGAGCCggcccctgcctgcagccccctgcctgccccatgcAGCCCCCTGCactcccctcctgccccgccCTGCGGGAACCCCGGTGCCATGCGCCAGCGGACCTTCATGTAAGGCCACCAGCTCACCCACCTCTCCCTTTGGGGTCCCTCCAGAGGACTGACtctctgtccatctgtcctgcaggaggagctgcagcacgGACAAGTCTCCAGGCTCTGGCTCAGTGGGCTCACCTGCATCCCAGCGTAAGGACATCGGGCGCTCTGAGTCACTGCGCGTCGTTTCCCGCACCCACCGCATCTTCCGCCCCTCCGATCTGATCCATGGCGAGGTGCTGGGCAAGGGCTGCTTTGGCCAGGCCATCAAGGTGGGGCTGGTTGGCCACAAGTGTCATGAGCGAAAGGGGCTCAGCTTTCTGGGATGGAGCCAAGGGTATTGTCTCACCTGAGGTGTCCCCAGAGGTGGCTCAGCCCCTGTGCTCCCTGCCAGGTGACTCATCGGGAGACAGGCGAGGTGATGGTCATGAAGGAACTGATTCGTTTTGATGAAGAGACGCAGAGGACCTTCCTTAAAGAGGTGAGCATTCCCTTTAAATCCCCTGGTTTGCAGGGGGACCCACAAGGGATAGGACTATCCTAATCCTGTCCCTTACCCTGACATGGGACACTGGGCACAGCACCTGGAGTGGGGGTGGCCAGAGGGTTCATGCAGCCCTGCCTGTCTAATTGAGAACATCTGAGCAGGGGGTCTGGGCAGTGGGTGCCAAGTTCCTTGGGGTGTCACAGGCATGGGGGGGTCTTGCAGGTGAAAGTGATGCGCTGCCTGGAGCACCCCAACGTGCTGAAGTTCATTGGGGTGCTGTACAAGGAGAAGAGGCTCAACTTCATCACAGAGTACATCAAGGGGGGCACCTTGAGGGGCCTCATCAAGACCATGGTGAGCACTGGAAGGACAGGTCAGACCTACAccatccctctcctctctcctcttctctggcaaattctccctcctgcccccaggaCAGCCACTACCCCTGGAACCAGCGGGTCAGCTTCGCCAAGGACATCGCTGCTGGCATGGTGGGCATCACCAGGGAACAGATGGGCAGGATGGGTGCTGGTGGGTGGGGAACCATGATGGGGGGGTGCCCCCCACTCTCAGCGAATCCTTCTTCCAGGCCTACCTCCATTCCATGAACATCATCCACCGTGACCTCAACTCTCACAACTGCCTCGTGCGGGAGGTGAGTCCTACCTCAGTGGTGTCCTTCCCTGGCCTGGGTGGGGAGTCTCAGCCCCCTCCATGGCTCCCCCTGTGCCTTACTCCTCTCCATCCACCCAGAACAAGAGTGTGGTGGTGGCTGATTTTGGGCTGGCACGGctgatggtggatgagaagagCCAGCCTGAACATCTCAAGAACCTGAAGAAACCAGACCGCAAGAAACGATACACGGTTGTGGGGAACCCATACTGGATGGCCCCTGAGATGATCAATGGTACGCCTGACTGTGGCCCAGGAAGTGTGGGGGACATGGCCAGCCAGAGCTGTGTCCCCGAGCAGGGGACACTTGGTGTGGAATGCTACATGTCCTAACCCATTTCTCCTCACAGGGAGGAGCTATGATGAGAAGGTAGACATCTTCTCCTTTGGCATTGTCCTGTGTGAGGCAAGTACCGCTGGGGTCTTCCCTTGGGGTTGGGGTCTCTCCTTGAGGCTGGGGAGTCCCTGTGGTGCTGAGCCCACTCCTCCCTCCCCATGTCCCCCAGATCATTGGCCGGGTGAGCGCTGACCCTGACTACCTGCCCCGCACCACCGACTTTGGCCTCAATGTCAAGGGCTTCCTGGACCGCTACTgccccccctcctgcccccccagctTCTTCCCCATCGCCGTCTGCTGCTGTGACCTGGACCCTGAGAAGCGGTGAGTGGGACCCTGCCCCAGAGAACCACTGGGGCTGGTGGCGGGGGGACACAGGGCCAGCAAAGCTGCCATGTGTCCCCTTTCTCGCTCAGGCCATCCTTCAGCAAGCTGGAGCAGTGGCTGGAGGCCCTTCACATGCACCTGGAGATCCACCTGCCCCTGagctcccagctggagcagctggaccGGGCCTTCAAGGAGGTGCACAGGCAGGGCGAGGGagtgctgcctgcaccccccCGATAGAGTCTCCCCACCCACACCACCTctgaagctgcaggagaaggacCTGCGCCTGCTGCCAGGATCTTCTCTGGCTGCCACCACCCCCGGGGCTGGATCCCTGGGGCTCCGCGGATGAGTCCCCGTGCCCCGTCCCCCTCTGCACGGGCTGCCCATGCCCCCCACTCCCAATCGTGCCCACATCCTCATGGGAGCTGgttctccccagggctgcacagcCGCTGTGCATCCCCAAGACACCG is from Apus apus isolate bApuApu2 chromosome 18, bApuApu2.pri.cur, whole genome shotgun sequence and encodes:
- the LIMK1 gene encoding LIM domain kinase 1 isoform X1, whose protein sequence is MRLMLLCCTWRDEPMGEEEGTDLPVCASCGQGIFDGQYLQALSADWHADCFRCCECGASLSHQYYEKDGRLYCKKDYWVRFGELCHGCSEHITKGLVMVAGEQKYHPECFSCLNCRTFIGDGDTYALVERSKLYCGHCYYQMVVTPVIEQILPDSPAAHIPHTVTLVSIPACSDGKRGFSVSIDQGCGTEHPCTVRVREVDPDCISPDMKNSIHVGDRILEINGTPIGHVPLDEIDLLIQETSRLLQLTIEHDPHEPAPACSPLPAPCSPLHSPPAPPCGNPGAMRQRTFMRSCSTDKSPGSGSVGSPASQRKDIGRSESLRVVSRTHRIFRPSDLIHGEVLGKGCFGQAIKVTHRETGEVMVMKELIRFDEETQRTFLKEVKVMRCLEHPNVLKFIGVLYKEKRLNFITEYIKGGTLRGLIKTMDSHYPWNQRVSFAKDIAAGMAYLHSMNIIHRDLNSHNCLVRENKSVVVADFGLARLMVDEKSQPEHLKNLKKPDRKKRYTVVGNPYWMAPEMINGRSYDEKVDIFSFGIVLCEIIGRVSADPDYLPRTTDFGLNVKGFLDRYCPPSCPPSFFPIAVCCCDLDPEKRPSFSKLEQWLEALHMHLEIHLPLSSQLEQLDRAFKEVHRQGEGVLPAPPR
- the LIMK1 gene encoding LIM domain kinase 1 isoform X2, with product MLAAVLGKSRVLSAGAKCCECGASLSHQYYEKDGRLYCKKDYWVRFGELCHGCSEHITKGLVMVAGEQKYHPECFSCLNCRTFIGDGDTYALVERSKLYCGHCYYQMVVTPVIEQILPDSPAAHIPHTVTLVSIPACSDGKRGFSVSIDQGCGTEHPCTVRVREVDPDCISPDMKNSIHVGDRILEINGTPIGHVPLDEIDLLIQETSRLLQLTIEHDPHEPAPACSPLPAPCSPLHSPPAPPCGNPGAMRQRTFMRSCSTDKSPGSGSVGSPASQRKDIGRSESLRVVSRTHRIFRPSDLIHGEVLGKGCFGQAIKVTHRETGEVMVMKELIRFDEETQRTFLKEVKVMRCLEHPNVLKFIGVLYKEKRLNFITEYIKGGTLRGLIKTMDSHYPWNQRVSFAKDIAAGMAYLHSMNIIHRDLNSHNCLVRENKSVVVADFGLARLMVDEKSQPEHLKNLKKPDRKKRYTVVGNPYWMAPEMINGRSYDEKVDIFSFGIVLCEIIGRVSADPDYLPRTTDFGLNVKGFLDRYCPPSCPPSFFPIAVCCCDLDPEKRPSFSKLEQWLEALHMHLEIHLPLSSQLEQLDRAFKEVHRQGEGVLPAPPR